Proteins encoded in a region of the Triticum dicoccoides isolate Atlit2015 ecotype Zavitan unplaced genomic scaffold, WEW_v2.0 scaffold65522, whole genome shotgun sequence genome:
- the LOC119347371 gene encoding uncharacterized protein LOC119347371 yields ILHNFSKLVHLRYLRIKVLYSYHCHLSPSSLLRLYHLEVIDIQSMNSRRVSSTRNMSNLVKLRHFLVSEDELTLHSDIHGVGKLKFLQELRKFTVGKESEGFELRQLGPLKEIGLLGIYNLENVQKKEEAKEAKLLQKNYLRELILEWDVKRSNKDSVKEENVLASLIPHSNLQKLCIRGHGGPNCPAWLCENLSVKCLKSLCLDGISWKNLPPLGEMWMANGLGGEYQACSVSSSIFLNLKSLELRNISSLKKWVGSGTCPLFSHLEVLGIVDCSELIELPFSHPPTCCQAQREEKISWFPKLRELGIVDCPKLVSFPPIPWRTSALCSAYIARVGSCFEELIYSRHELELNLEIEGRGGQGDVFWSGLNFSNLTDLEELCMKNIPFLPLEHLRVLTSLKKIEINDASSFLVPVEGADDGIYRFPVEDLEITGCDVSGKELTVLLSFLPNLSKLRISSCDSITGLDVAEGAETVSEEQQEQETRVGEEEIISAAAAEGLLLLPPQLQELEIIYCANMILRSNPLHDKDQKSEDLEEGSGGGLQRLRSLRVLDVSYCPKFLSCYSSSSAFPFPTCLQHLTLSGAIYMETLQPLSNLSSLTECQLLFELRGLDGLWPLLSHGRLTKLAIDSYSGFVFFFASDPSILTPLSRNPLYLWTGSNTGFLVAPICSLLSSTLTKLYLSLDQEMERFTKEQEEALQLLTSLEELEFSALKNERHYLWKVQCLPAGLDKLINIKRLTINQCSSIRSLPSLPSSLQELVIYDCYALQSLPNSLPSSLEILNIYSCKAIKSLPESLPSSLKILKISGCRAIKSLPKDGLPSSMLELDVSFNANSEELRRECCKLKGTIPIVKV; encoded by the coding sequence CCTCCAGGAATTAAGGAAATTTACAGTGGGAAAGGAGAGTGAGGGTTTTGAGCTGCGTCAGCTCGGGCCATTGAAAGAGATAGGATTACTTGGCATTTATAATCTTGAAAATGTGCAAAAAAAAGAGGAAGCAAAAGAAGCAAAACTGTTACAGAAGAACTACTTAAGAGAACTCATATTAGAATGGGATGTCAAGCGATCCAATAAAGATTCTGTAAAAGAAGAAAATGTTCTTGCAAGTCTTATACCACATAGCAATCTTCAAAAGTTGTGCATTAGAGGGCATGGGGGCCCTAACTGCCCAGCATGGCTATGTGAGAATCTCTCGGTTAAATGTTTGAAATCTCTTTGTCTAGATGGCATATCCTGGAAAAACCTTCCACCTCTAGGAGAGATGTGGATGGCTAATGGGCTTGGAGGAGAGTATCAGGCTTGTAGTGTCTCATCTTCAATCTTTCTTAATTTGAAAAGTTTAGAATTAAGGAACATATCTAGTTTGAAAAAATGGGTGGGGAGTGGAACTTGTCCTTTATTTTCTCACTTGGAAGTGCTCGGAATTGTAGATTGCTCTGAACTCATCGAGTTGCCATTTTCACACCCTCCTACTTGCTGTCAAGCACAGCGGGAGGAGAAAATAAGCTGGTTTCCTAAACTACGGGAGCTTGGTATTGTAGACTGCCCGAAACTAGTGTCGTTCCCTCCTATCCCTTGGCGGACTAGTGCTCTTTGCTCTGCTTACATAGCAAGAGTTGGATCGTGTTTTGAAGAGCTGATTTACTCGAGACATGAATTGGAATTAAATCTGGAGATTGAGGGAAGAGGTGGCCAGGGTGATGTGTTCTGGAGTGGGTTGAATTTCTCTAATCTAACTGATCTAGAAGAGTTGTGTATGAAAAATATCCCTTTCCTTCCATTGGAACACCTCCGAGTGCTAACATCTCTGAAGAAGATCGAGATTAATGATGCAAGCAGTTTCTTGGTGCCCGTCGAAGGTGCCGATGATGGCATATACCGGTTTCCAGTTGAAGACCTAGAGATTACCGGGTGCGATGTTAGTGGGAAAGAATTGACAGTGCTGCTCTCTTTCCTTCCCAACCTCTCAAAATTGAGAATATCTAGCTGTGACAGTATAACTGGGTTGGATGTGGCGGAGGGTGCGGAAACTGTTTCTGAAGAGCAGCAGGAGCAAGAGACAAGAGTCGGGGAGGAGGAAATAATATCAGCAGCGGCAGCAGAAGGCCTGCTGCTCTTGCCTCCTCAGCTACAGGAGTTGGAGATCATATATTGCGCAAACATGATCTTGCGCTCCAATCCACTTCACGACAAGGACCAGAAATCAGAAGACCTggaagaaggaagtggagggggACTCCAGCGTCTCCGCTCCCTCCGTGTGTTGGATGTATCCTACTGCCCCAAGTTCCTCTCCTGctattcttcctcctctgctttccCTTTCCCGACCTGCCTGCAACACCTCACCCTAAGTGGCGCGATCTACATGGAGACCCTGCAACCCCTCTCAAACCTCAGCTCTCTCACGGAGTGTCAGTTATTATTTGAATTGAGGGGTTTAGATGGTTTGTGGCCTCTCCTCAGCCACGGTCGACTCACAAAATTAGCAATCGATTCTTACTCCGGGTTCGTTTTCTTCTTTGCATCGGATCCCTCGATCCTTACTCCACTTTCCAGGAACCCTCTTTATTTGTGGACGGGGAGCAACACAGGATTCCTTGTTGCGCCCATCTgcagcctcctctcttccaccctcACCAAATTGTACCTCAGTTTGGATCAGGAGATGGAGCGCTTTACAAAGGAGCAAGAGGAGGCCCTCCAGCTCCTCACCTCCCTCGAGGAGCTGGAATTTTCAGCCTTGAAAAACGAGCGGCACTACCTCTGGAAGGTGCAGTGCCTCCCTGCAGGGCTAGACAAGCTTATCAACATCAAGAGACTAACGATCAATCAGTGTTCATCCATCCGGTCGCTGCCCAGCCTTCCGAGCTCTCTGCAGGAATTAGTGATTTACGACTGTTATGCACTCCAGTCGCTGCCAAACAGCCTCCCGAGTTCTCTGGAAATATTGAACATCTACAGCTGTAAAGCCATCAAGTCGCTGCCAGAGAGCCTCCCGAGTTCTCTGAAAATACTGAAGATCTCCGGCTGTAGGGCCATCAAGTCGCTGCCCAAGGATGGCCTTCCAAGTTCAATGCTAGAGTTAGATGTCAGCTTTAACGCGAACAGTGAAGAGCTAAGAAGGGAGTGCTGCAAGCTAAAAGGAACCATTCCGATAGTCAAAGTCTGA